A stretch of Salarias fasciatus chromosome 23, fSalaFa1.1, whole genome shotgun sequence DNA encodes these proteins:
- the LOC115382008 gene encoding calmodulin-regulated spectrin-associated protein 2-like: MVGDVMPARPKLYKEPSAKSNKHIIQNALAHCCLAGKVNEGQKNKILEEMEKSEANNFLVLFRDSGCQFRSLYTYCPETEEINKLAGIGPKSITRKMIEGLYKYNSDKKQFSQIPAKTMSASVDAVTIHNHLWQTKKPATPKKVVPVQS; encoded by the exons ATGGTTGGTGACGTCATGCCCGCAC gacCAAAGTTGTACAAGGAGCCCAGTGCCAAGTCTAATAAACACATCATCCAGAATGCTCTGGCCCACTGCTGCCTCGCTGGAAAGGTCAACGAGGGGCAGAAGAACAAGATCTTGGAG GAGATGGAGAAATCCGAAGCGAACAACTTCTTGGTTTTGTTCCGAGATTCTGGCTGCCAGTTTCGTTCTCTCTACACCTACTGCCCCGAGACAGAGGAGATCAACAAGCTGGCGGGCATCGGCCCCAAAAGCATCACACGCAAGATGATTGAGGGCCTTTATAAATACAACTCGGACAAGAAGCAGTTTAGCCAGATACCAGCGAAGACCATGTCAGCCAGCGTGGACGCAGTGACCATCCACAACCACCTCTGGCAAACCAAGAAGCCAGCCACTCCAAAAAAAGTAGTGCCTGTCCAGTCCTAA